Proteins encoded together in one Catellatospora citrea window:
- the purF gene encoding amidophosphoribosyltransferase, translating into MPRGDGRLSHELDPHRPGPQDACGVFGVWAPGEEVAKLTYFGLYALQHRGQEAAGIAVSDGSGVVVYKDVGLVAQVFDEPTLASLRGHLAIGHARYSTTGDSTWENSQPTLQSTTSGTTIALAHNGNLVNTADLARRAAELGMDSRGSTNDTSLVTMLLAGHPDLSVEAAAMKVLPTVEGAFSFVFMDENTLYAARDHHGVRPLVLGRLERGWVVASEQAALDIVGASVVREVEPGELIAIDEYGLRSSRFAAPDPKGCLFEYVYLARPDATINGRNMYSTRVEIGRKLAAEHPVDADLVIPVPESGTPGAIGYAEASGIPYGQGLMKNAYVGRTFIQPSQTIRALGVRLKLNPLRDNVRGKRLVVVDDSIVRGTTQRAIVRMLREAGALEVHVRISSPPVKWPCFYGIDFATGAELLANGMDMEGIRRSIGADSLGYVSLEGLIAASEQPKNRLCRACFDGEYPIKLPASNLIGKHVLEGVGRRVGSEELSGDQVPAPSTELSRS; encoded by the coding sequence GTGCCCCGAGGCGACGGCCGGTTGAGCCACGAACTCGACCCCCACCGGCCAGGCCCGCAAGACGCATGTGGCGTCTTCGGTGTCTGGGCCCCTGGTGAAGAGGTTGCCAAGCTCACCTACTTCGGCCTGTACGCGCTGCAGCACCGCGGCCAGGAGGCCGCCGGCATCGCGGTGAGCGACGGATCAGGCGTGGTGGTCTACAAGGACGTCGGCCTGGTCGCCCAGGTCTTCGACGAGCCGACGCTGGCCAGCCTGCGCGGGCACCTCGCCATCGGGCACGCGCGCTACTCGACCACCGGTGACTCGACCTGGGAGAACTCCCAGCCCACGCTGCAGTCGACCACCTCGGGCACCACGATCGCGCTGGCTCACAACGGCAACCTTGTGAACACCGCCGACCTGGCCCGCCGCGCCGCCGAGCTCGGCATGGACAGCCGCGGCTCGACCAACGACACCAGCCTCGTGACGATGCTGCTGGCCGGCCACCCCGACCTGTCCGTCGAGGCCGCCGCGATGAAGGTGCTGCCGACCGTCGAAGGCGCGTTCAGCTTCGTCTTCATGGACGAGAACACCCTCTACGCCGCCCGCGACCACCACGGCGTGCGGCCGCTGGTGCTGGGCCGGCTGGAGCGCGGCTGGGTCGTCGCGAGCGAGCAGGCGGCACTGGACATCGTCGGCGCGTCCGTGGTCCGCGAGGTCGAGCCCGGCGAGCTGATCGCCATCGACGAGTACGGTCTGCGCTCCTCGCGCTTCGCCGCCCCGGACCCCAAGGGCTGCCTGTTCGAGTACGTCTACCTGGCCCGCCCCGACGCGACCATCAACGGCCGCAACATGTACTCGACCCGGGTGGAGATCGGCCGCAAGCTGGCCGCCGAGCACCCGGTCGACGCCGACCTGGTCATCCCCGTGCCGGAGTCGGGCACGCCGGGTGCGATCGGCTACGCCGAGGCCTCCGGCATCCCCTACGGCCAGGGTCTGATGAAGAACGCCTACGTCGGGCGCACGTTCATCCAGCCGTCGCAGACCATCCGCGCGCTGGGCGTCCGGCTCAAGCTGAACCCGCTGCGCGACAACGTGCGGGGCAAGCGCCTCGTCGTCGTCGACGACTCCATCGTGCGCGGCACCACGCAGCGCGCCATCGTGCGCATGCTGCGCGAGGCGGGCGCGCTGGAGGTGCACGTGCGCATCTCCTCTCCGCCGGTGAAGTGGCCGTGTTTCTACGGCATCGACTTCGCGACCGGCGCCGAACTGCTGGCGAACGGCATGGACATGGAGGGCATCCGCCGCTCCATCGGCGCCGACTCGCTCGGCTACGTGTCGCTGGAGGGGCTGATCGCCGCCTCCGAGCAGCCGAAGAACCGCCTGTGCCGGGCCTGCTTCGACGGCGAATACCCGATCAAGCTGCCGGCCAGCAACCTGATCGGCAAACACGTGCTCGAAGGGGTCGGCCGCCGGGTCGGGTCCGAAGAGCTCAGCGGCGACCAGGTCCCAGCTCCGTCCACGGAACTGAGCCGGTCTTAG
- a CDS encoding sterol carrier family protein, which translates to MSSSPDISPAVTSALDCLASGQTPERLTLRDAVRALLARLAATAPGRSVEVRVPPYGAIQCVEGPRHTRGTPPNLVETDPITFLQLAAGRVDWAAAVADGRIRASGIRSDISSLFPIV; encoded by the coding sequence ATGTCCTCCTCGCCGGATATCTCCCCCGCCGTGACGTCGGCTCTGGACTGCCTGGCCAGCGGCCAGACTCCGGAACGTTTGACGCTCCGGGATGCGGTTAGGGCATTGTTGGCACGTCTTGCGGCCACGGCACCTGGCCGTTCGGTGGAGGTACGTGTTCCTCCTTACGGTGCGATTCAGTGCGTCGAGGGGCCGAGGCACACGAGAGGCACGCCACCGAACCTCGTCGAGACCGATCCGATCACTTTCCTTCAGCTCGCCGCGGGTCGGGTGGATTGGGCGGCCGCGGTCGCCGATGGGCGGATTCGGGCGAGCGGCATTCGTTCCGATATCAGCAGCCTTTTCCCTATTGTCTAG
- a CDS encoding carboxypeptidase-like regulatory domain-containing protein, which yields MSVTLASLPSGLSKDGDCVVTFDAGGGPGNAKSGSCNLKLKAASNAASIAGDAVTVVLGNQQKTLSVTIKGSTQQAPESTGKISGVVRDQKTGDPISGALVALSDGDGKDFPTKTTGSAGTYLFDPAKTGAIAPGLIVITVSKDPYTLKSQSVTLNAGQSKADFNLSLVNPNASASPAVESSAPAEESAAPEESGDTGGETVATDPASDSEDGGLGTMTWIMIILGGLLVALGIGAIVLLVMKRGGDDDDDDDDDDDDDDDDEPVRGRPGVRPAAQPVRAGAGAGTYGGGGAYGRPADPTMVARPGADATVMHRPGEYGGVPAQRGPQQPYGAPAQPTQQYGGGYGSPAQPTQYGGYDGQAAGGYGSPVAPTSGYGSPAPTSGYGSPAPTSGYGSPAPTSGYGSPAPTSGYGGSPADAYGSTTPTSGYSGGQPSYDQGYGQQAGYGDQQGYGQQGGYGQQQGYQGQYDEPTHYAGPTSGGSAYGQQPGGYGQQQPGYGQEAYGQQQPGGYGQQQDPYGAQPGGYGQQQQPGYGQQDPYGAQGGGYGQQQDPYGNPPAAGYGQQDPYGAQGGYGQQGGGYHDDRRSNRDNRRLDWLDD from the coding sequence GTGAGCGTCACGCTGGCCAGCCTTCCGTCTGGGCTCAGCAAGGACGGCGACTGCGTCGTCACGTTCGATGCGGGCGGCGGACCGGGCAACGCGAAGTCCGGCTCGTGCAACCTGAAGCTGAAGGCGGCGTCCAACGCGGCGTCGATCGCGGGTGACGCTGTCACGGTGGTGCTGGGCAACCAGCAGAAGACGCTGAGCGTCACCATCAAGGGCTCCACCCAGCAGGCGCCGGAGAGCACCGGGAAGATCTCGGGTGTGGTCCGGGATCAGAAGACCGGTGACCCGATCAGCGGCGCGCTCGTGGCGCTGTCCGACGGTGACGGCAAGGACTTCCCGACCAAGACGACGGGCTCGGCCGGCACGTATCTGTTCGACCCGGCCAAGACCGGTGCGATCGCGCCGGGTCTGATCGTCATCACGGTCAGCAAGGACCCGTACACGCTGAAGTCCCAGTCGGTGACCCTGAACGCCGGGCAGTCGAAGGCCGATTTCAACCTCTCGCTGGTCAACCCGAACGCCAGCGCGTCGCCGGCAGTCGAGTCGTCCGCCCCGGCCGAGGAGAGCGCGGCTCCCGAGGAGTCCGGCGACACCGGTGGCGAGACTGTCGCCACCGACCCGGCCTCGGACTCGGAGGACGGCGGTCTGGGCACCATGACCTGGATCATGATCATCCTGGGCGGCCTGCTGGTCGCCCTGGGCATCGGCGCGATCGTCCTGCTCGTCATGAAGCGCGGCGGCGACGACGATGACGACGACGATGACGACGATGACGACGACGATGACGACGAGCCGGTGCGCGGCCGTCCGGGCGTGCGGCCCGCGGCCCAGCCCGTTCGCGCGGGTGCCGGAGCCGGCACCTACGGCGGTGGTGGCGCCTATGGCCGCCCCGCCGACCCGACCATGGTGGCCCGCCCGGGTGCCGACGCGACGGTGATGCACCGCCCCGGCGAGTACGGCGGCGTGCCCGCGCAGCGCGGCCCGCAGCAGCCCTACGGTGCCCCGGCCCAGCCGACTCAGCAGTACGGCGGCGGCTACGGCTCGCCCGCGCAGCCGACCCAGTACGGCGGCTACGACGGCCAGGCGGCCGGCGGTTACGGCTCTCCCGTCGCGCCGACGAGCGGTTACGGCAGCCCGGCGCCCACCAGCGGCTACGGCAGCCCGGCTCCGACGTCCGGCTACGGCAGCCCGGCCCCGACGTCCGGCTACGGCAGCCCCGCGCCGACGTCCGGCTACGGCGGCTCCCCTGCCGACGCCTACGGCTCGACCACCCCGACCTCCGGCTACAGCGGCGGGCAGCCCAGCTACGACCAGGGCTACGGCCAGCAGGCAGGGTACGGCGACCAGCAGGGCTACGGCCAGCAGGGCGGCTACGGCCAGCAGCAGGGCTACCAGGGCCAGTACGACGAGCCCACGCACTACGCGGGCCCGACGTCCGGCGGCAGCGCCTACGGCCAGCAGCCCGGCGGATACGGCCAGCAGCAGCCGGGCTACGGCCAGGAGGCCTACGGGCAGCAGCAGCCCGGCGGCTACGGCCAGCAGCAGGATCCGTACGGCGCGCAGCCCGGCGGGTACGGCCAGCAGCAGCAGCCCGGCTACGGGCAGCAGGACCCGTACGGCGCGCAGGGCGGCGGCTACGGCCAGCAGCAGGACCCGTACGGCAACCCGCCGGCCGCCGGTTACGGCCAGCAGGACCCGTACGGCGCCCAGGGCGGCTACGGCCAGCAGGGCGGCGGTTACCACGACGATCGCCGCAGCAACCGGGACAACCGCCGTCTCGACTGGCTCGACGACTGA
- the amcB gene encoding cyclophane-forming radical SAM peptide maturase AmcB, which translates to MRGVSRVPAYVVMQPTTLCNLDCVYCYLPLRAQDRRMPVEVARAVAADANVWAARDRFSVVWHGGEPLAAGREHLGALMAPFGPAVEQHVQTNATLVDDAWCEFFAARGVRVSVSVDGPEDLNGQRVSRAGRPAYARIAQGIAALRRHGQPFAALCVVGDPRPGVAARLYEYFLALGCDTLGVNIEEREGVNERPNSHDPEAVRAFWAELVAAWRADPRIHVRELEWSLRYVGAVLDGTSGDLLPRELDPIPTVGHDGAVVLLSPELAGFRDPVHGDFSSGNVLHVPLSELLAEPRRTSWVPEFLTGVEACRDTCPYFGFCGGGHAANRYFEHGRFDGTETEHCRNSKIHLLEGVLDHVRRP; encoded by the coding sequence ATGCGCGGGGTGTCCCGCGTGCCGGCATACGTGGTGATGCAGCCCACGACCCTGTGCAACCTGGACTGCGTCTACTGCTACCTGCCCCTGCGCGCGCAGGACCGCCGGATGCCGGTGGAGGTGGCGCGGGCGGTGGCGGCCGACGCGAACGTCTGGGCGGCCCGGGACCGCTTCTCGGTGGTCTGGCACGGGGGCGAGCCCCTCGCGGCCGGCAGGGAGCATCTGGGGGCGCTGATGGCCCCTTTCGGGCCCGCGGTGGAGCAGCACGTGCAGACCAACGCGACGCTGGTGGACGACGCCTGGTGCGAGTTCTTCGCGGCCCGCGGGGTGCGCGTGAGCGTGAGCGTGGACGGGCCCGAGGACCTCAACGGGCAGCGGGTCTCGCGCGCGGGGCGGCCCGCGTACGCCCGGATCGCGCAGGGGATCGCGGCGCTGCGCCGGCACGGCCAGCCCTTCGCCGCGCTGTGCGTGGTGGGTGATCCGCGGCCGGGCGTGGCGGCCCGGCTCTACGAGTACTTCCTGGCGCTGGGCTGCGACACGCTCGGCGTCAACATCGAGGAGCGGGAGGGCGTCAACGAGCGTCCCAACTCCCATGACCCGGAAGCGGTGCGGGCCTTCTGGGCCGAGCTGGTCGCGGCGTGGCGCGCCGACCCGCGGATCCACGTCCGCGAGCTGGAGTGGAGCCTGCGCTATGTCGGTGCGGTGCTCGACGGCACGTCCGGCGACCTGCTGCCGCGGGAGCTGGACCCCATTCCGACCGTCGGGCACGACGGGGCGGTGGTGCTGCTCTCGCCGGAGCTGGCGGGCTTCCGCGACCCGGTGCACGGCGACTTCAGCAGCGGCAACGTGCTGCACGTCCCGCTGTCGGAGCTGCTGGCCGAGCCGCGGCGCACCAGCTGGGTGCCGGAGTTCCTCACCGGGGTCGAGGCGTGCCGGGACACCTGCCCGTACTTCGGCTTCTGCGGCGGCGGGCACGCCGCCAACCGGTACTTCGAGCACGGACGGTTCGACGGCACGGAGACCGAGCACTGCCGCAACAGCAAGATCCACCTACTGGAGGGAGTGCTCGACCATGTCCGACGCCCGTGA
- the amcA gene encoding multiple cyclophane-containing RiPP AmcA — translation MSDARDRVADRIRDARGELAPLLEEARLARLARSEVPGADSTAVCAWNHFENIPTFFNWNNRPR, via the coding sequence ATGTCCGACGCCCGTGACCGAGTGGCCGACCGGATCCGCGACGCACGCGGCGAGCTGGCTCCCCTGCTGGAGGAGGCGCGGCTCGCCCGACTGGCCCGCAGCGAAGTGCCAGGCGCAGACAGCACCGCCGTCTGCGCCTGGAACCACTTCGAGAACATCCCGACGTTCTTCAACTGGAACAACCGGCCGCGCTGA
- a CDS encoding DUF3073 domain-containing protein codes for MGRGRAKAKQTKVARELKYHSPNTDLAALQRELAGSELSSGSGSAVVEDQREDDEPDPYDPYGNYAVDDDDDDDGKDWTPRR; via the coding sequence ATGGGGCGCGGCCGAGCTAAGGCCAAGCAGACTAAGGTGGCCCGGGAGTTGAAGTACCACTCCCCGAACACCGACCTCGCCGCCTTGCAGCGCGAGCTTGCCGGTAGCGAGCTCAGCAGCGGCAGCGGCAGTGCTGTTGTCGAGGATCAGCGCGAAGACGACGAGCCGGATCCGTACGACCCGTACGGGAACTACGCCGTCGACGACGACGATGACGACGACGGTAAGGACTGGACCCCCCGCCGCTGA
- a CDS encoding Glu/Leu/Phe/Val family dehydrogenase codes for MGVFTDGSHEQVVFCQDRASGLKAIIGIYSTALGPALGGTRFYPYASEEDALHDVLDLSRGMAYKNALAGLDLGGGKAVIWGDPEQIKSEQLLRAYGRFVQSLGGRYYTACDVGTYVQDMDIVARETQFVTGRSVEYGGAGDSSILTAWGVFQGMRAAAEHRWGTPSLKGKRVGVAGLGKVGKYLVAHLVEDGAEVVATDVSPKALEWAKASYPQVSLVADATALITSDIDVYAPCALGGALNDDTVPALRAQIVAGAANNQLAHTGIEKLLVDRGILYAPDYLVNSGGVIQVADEIDGFNFDRAKLRATKIYDTTKRILELADTEGISPASAADRLAEQRMAEVGRLRTIRI; via the coding sequence GTGGGCGTATTCACCGACGGCAGTCACGAGCAGGTCGTGTTCTGCCAGGACCGGGCCAGCGGCCTGAAAGCGATCATCGGCATCTACTCGACGGCGCTGGGGCCCGCCTTGGGCGGCACGCGCTTCTACCCGTACGCCTCGGAGGAGGATGCCCTGCACGACGTGCTGGACCTCTCCCGCGGCATGGCGTACAAGAACGCCCTCGCCGGGCTCGACCTGGGCGGCGGCAAGGCGGTCATCTGGGGCGACCCGGAGCAGATCAAGTCCGAGCAGCTGCTGCGGGCGTACGGCCGGTTCGTGCAGTCCCTGGGCGGCCGCTACTACACCGCCTGCGACGTCGGCACCTACGTGCAGGACATGGACATCGTGGCCCGGGAGACGCAGTTCGTCACCGGCCGCAGCGTGGAGTACGGCGGCGCCGGCGACTCCTCGATCCTCACCGCCTGGGGCGTCTTCCAGGGCATGCGCGCCGCGGCCGAGCACCGCTGGGGCACCCCGTCGCTGAAGGGCAAGCGGGTCGGCGTGGCCGGCCTGGGCAAGGTCGGCAAGTACCTCGTCGCGCACCTCGTCGAGGACGGCGCCGAGGTCGTGGCCACCGACGTCAGCCCGAAGGCCCTGGAGTGGGCCAAGGCGTCCTACCCGCAGGTGAGCCTGGTGGCCGACGCGACCGCGCTGATCACCAGCGACATCGACGTCTACGCGCCCTGCGCGCTGGGCGGCGCGCTCAACGACGACACCGTGCCCGCGCTGCGGGCGCAGATCGTCGCCGGCGCGGCCAACAACCAGCTCGCCCACACCGGCATCGAGAAGCTGCTGGTCGACCGCGGCATCCTGTACGCGCCCGACTACCTGGTCAACTCGGGCGGTGTGATCCAGGTCGCGGACGAGATCGACGGCTTCAACTTCGACCGGGCCAAGCTGCGCGCCACCAAGATCTACGACACCACCAAGCGGATCCTGGAGCTGGCCGACACCGAGGGCATCTCGCCGGCCTCCGCCGCGGATCGCCTCGCCGAGCAGCGCATGGCCGAGGTGGGCCGCCTGCGCACCATCCGGATCTAG
- a CDS encoding BldC family transcriptional regulator, whose product MASRTHEPEPLLTPAEVASMFRVDPKTVTRWAKAGKLSAIRTLGGHRRYRESEVRALLQGQIPHQRQGD is encoded by the coding sequence ATGGCGTCGCGTACGCACGAACCAGAACCCCTGCTCACCCCGGCAGAGGTCGCATCGATGTTCCGCGTCGACCCGAAGACGGTGACCCGGTGGGCCAAGGCGGGCAAGCTCAGCGCGATTCGCACGCTGGGTGGCCACCGTCGCTACCGTGAGTCGGAGGTGCGCGCTCTGCTCCAGGGTCAGATCCCGCACCAGCGTCAGGGCGACTGA
- a CDS encoding ABC transporter ATP-binding protein — MADELVRVENICRDFGQGGKVVHAVRDVSFTAGRGELVAVRGRSGAGKTTLLNIIGGLDRPTSGKVFIGGQEVTSAAEQQLVTLRRDVVGFVFQSFGLVPILSAAENVGVPLRLAKVPPAEREQRVAVLLELVGVGAHANQRPYELSGGQQQRVAVARALANDPQLLIADEPTGQLDSETGRQIMDLLRALVHARGMTALVATHDAALMEMADRVVTLRDGALVP; from the coding sequence GTGGCTGACGAGCTGGTCAGGGTGGAGAACATTTGCCGTGACTTCGGCCAGGGCGGCAAGGTCGTGCACGCGGTGCGCGATGTGTCGTTCACCGCCGGGCGCGGCGAGCTGGTGGCGGTCCGCGGCCGCTCCGGCGCGGGCAAGACGACACTGCTCAACATCATCGGCGGGCTGGACCGGCCCACCTCGGGCAAGGTCTTCATCGGTGGGCAGGAGGTCACCTCCGCGGCCGAGCAGCAACTGGTGACCCTGCGCCGCGACGTGGTCGGGTTCGTGTTCCAGTCGTTCGGGCTGGTGCCGATCCTGTCCGCGGCCGAGAACGTCGGCGTGCCGCTGCGGCTGGCGAAGGTCCCGCCGGCCGAGCGGGAGCAGCGGGTGGCGGTACTGCTGGAACTGGTCGGCGTCGGCGCGCACGCCAACCAGCGGCCCTACGAGCTGTCCGGCGGCCAGCAGCAGCGCGTCGCGGTCGCCCGGGCGCTGGCCAACGACCCGCAACTGCTCATCGCGGACGAGCCGACCGGCCAGCTCGACTCGGAGACCGGCCGCCAGATCATGGACCTGCTGCGCGCCCTGGTCCACGCCAGGGGCATGACCGCGCTGGTCGCCACCCACGACGCGGCGCTGATGGAGATGGCCGACCGCGTCGTCACGCTACGTGACGGCGCGCTGGTCCCCTGA